A section of the Macadamia integrifolia cultivar HAES 741 chromosome 9, SCU_Mint_v3, whole genome shotgun sequence genome encodes:
- the LOC122089595 gene encoding uncharacterized mitochondrial protein AtMg00810-like has product MVFLLQNRYFIICLPQGLGYSLFPGDLIITGNSIDAISALIKALSSTFALKDLGPLSYFLGIDVSTTSDGLFLSQRKYTSDLLQSSNMSGVKPISTPISSGPPITSDSGIPLFDGAEYRRVVGALQYLTVMRPDINFTVSKVSQFMHRPTDMHWSAVKRILRYLKQSLGDGLLFHSKSDITLTAYSDAEWAGCPDD; this is encoded by the coding sequence atggtttttcttcttcaaaatcgATACTTCATTATTTGTCTACCGCAAGGCCTCGGTTATTCTCTATTTCCTGGTGATTTGATCATCACTGGGAACTCCATAGATGCAATTTCAGCTCTTATAAAGGCCTTATCTTCCACTTTTGCATTAAAGGACCTGGGCCCCTTGAGTTACTTTCTTGGAATAGATGTGTCCACCACTTCTGATGGTCTCTTTCTTAGTCAAAGGAAGTATACCTCTGATCTTCTTCAGAGCTCCAACATGAGTGGTGTTAAGCCTATTTCCACACCAATCTCTTCAGGTCCTCCCATCACTTCCGATTCTGGTATTCCTCTATTTGACGGTGCTGAGTATCGAAGGGTCGTAGGAGCTCTTCAATATCTTACGGTAATGCGACCTGATATAAATTTTACTGTAAGCAAGGTATCCCAATTCATGCATCGCCCCACTGACATGCATTGGTCTGCTGTCAAAAGGATCTTAAGATATCTCAAACAGTCTCTTGGTGATGGCTTGCTATTTCACTCAAAGTCTGACATTACACTTACTGCATATTCGGATGCCGAGTGGGCAGGGTGTCCCGATGATTGA
- the LOC122090137 gene encoding VAN3-binding protein-like codes for MDDTISDTWRPESFPVIGFQPPETPREPMEFLSRSWSVSALEVSKALAPPSMLFKTSSGGVPILEDIAGEAEEAAIVAGNPFSFASSATSQLVMERIMSQSEVSPLTSGRLSHSSGPLNGGQSCGSLTDSPPVSPSEIDDVKHGRLNNIVSTQHRGGGGGGGCGGGGGGFGGGGGGGAGGGAGAGAGGGKTVGRWLKDRREKKKEETRAHNAQLHATVSVAGVAAAVAAIAAATAASSGSGKDEQMAKTDMAVASAATLVAAQCVEAAEAMGAERDYLASVISSAVNVRSPGDIMTLTAAAATALRGAATMKARVLREVWNIAAVIPVERGMGMTGNNNSSNSNGSNSGELGPEDNFLGICNQELLARGCELLKRTRKGDLHWKIVSVYINRMGQVMLKMKSRHVAGTITKKKKNMVIEVIKDIPAWPGRHLLEGGEERCYFGLRTEMRGVVEFECRNQREYDVWTQGVSRLLSIVAERNGRHN; via the exons ATGGATGACACCATTAGTGACACTTGGAGACCTGAGTCCTTCCCTGTTATTGGGTTCCAACCACCTGAGACACCACGAGAGCCCATGGAGTTTCTCTCACGCTCATGGAGTGTTTCTGCTCTCGAAGTGTCTAAAGCTCTTGCCCCTCCTTCCATGCTTTTCAAGACTTCCAGCGGTGGAGTTCCCATACTTGAAGATATCGCAGGGGAGGCTGAGGAAGCTGCTATTGTTGCCGGGAATCCCTTCTCTTTTGCTTCTTCTGCAACTTCCCAACTTGTCATGGAGAGGATAATGTCTCAGTCG GAAGTGTCTCCGCTTACTTCGGGGAGGCTCTCTCACAGTAGCGGACCTTTGAACGGCGGGCAAAGCTGCGGCTCTTTGACGGATAGCCCACCAGTCTCCCCATCTGAGATCGACGACGTCAAG CACGGTCGCTTGAACAACATCGTAAGCACCCAGCACAGAGGCGGTGGAGGCGGAGGCGGatgtggaggtggtggaggaggtTTTGGTGGCGGCGGGGGAGGAGGTGCTGGTGgaggtgctggtgctggtgctggtggaGGAAAGACTGTTGGGAGGTGGTTgaaggataggagagagaagaagaaagaagaaacccGAGCGCACAACGCCCAGCTCCATGCTACAGTTTCGGTTGCTGGAGTTGCTGCTGCTGTGGCTGCTATTGCTGCAGCTACAGCGGCTTCTTCTGGTTCCGGCAAGGATGAGCAGATGGCGAAGACGGACATGGCTGTGGCATCTGCTGCGACGTTAGTCGCTGCACAATGCGTGGAGGCTGCAGAGGCAATGGGTGCAGAGCGGGACTACCTTGCTTCCGTCATTAGCTCCGCCGTTAATGTACGATCACCTGGAGACATCATGACTCTTACCGCTGCAGCTGCAACTG CTTTACGTGGGGCTGCGACAATGAAGGCCAGGGTCCTAAGGGAAGTCTGGAACATAGCTGCAGTGATACCGGTGGAAAGAGGGATGGGTATGACTGGTAACAATAATAGTAGTAATTCCAACGGTAGCAACAGTGGGGAGCTTGGCCCTGAAGATAACTTCCTTGGCATTTGCAATCAAGAGCTTCTCGCTAGAGGCTGTGAGCTCCTCAAGCGAACTCGTAAAG GTGATCTTCATTGGAAAATAGTATCTGTTTATATAAATCGGATGGGTCAG GTAATGCTGAAAATGAAGAGCAGACATGTGGCCGGGAccattactaaaaagaaaaaga ATATGGTGATAGAGGTAATCAAGGACATTCCTGCATGGCCTGGGCGGCACTTGCTGGAGGGTGGGGAGGAGCGATGCTACTTTGGGCTGAGAACAGAGATGCGTGGGGTGGTAGAGTTCGAGTGCAGGAATCAACGAGAGTACGATGTATGGACCCAAGGAGTCTCTAGGCTTCTATCCATAGTAGCTGAACGGAATGGCCGACACAACTGA